The following proteins come from a genomic window of Lachnoclostridium phytofermentans ISDg:
- a CDS encoding helix-turn-helix domain-containing protein yields the protein MYLKLSENIITFRRKKGITQDELATFLGVTKASVSKWETKQSYPDILLLPQIASYFNVSIDELLGYEPQLSEEQIKKCYQDLATDFAKLPFDEVIAHSRELIKKYYSCYPLLIQIVVLWVNHYMLTNDKEKQITLLNDAIKLCNHILEGSSDMKLCSEASIMKSMVNLTLGNAKEVIEELQPLIELKHSINQSDILLIQAYQMIGDVAKSDLHSQITVYTHLLSLVEDSIGMLYFRVQDYDFCTTTIQRIEQIIHTYELENLHPNTTLKFHYQVAVFYCANNKIEKALQELSLFVQGTLKFIDHGLKLHGDHYFTRIEEWFEEFFLKKDAPRNDLVVLESIIPALEHTALSVLFDTEEYQSLKKKVERKIIERKGNGREA from the coding sequence ATGTATCTAAAACTATCTGAGAATATCATTACATTTAGACGAAAGAAAGGAATAACCCAAGATGAACTAGCGACATTTTTAGGAGTAACGAAAGCTTCGGTTTCTAAGTGGGAAACGAAGCAAAGTTATCCGGATATCCTGTTATTACCACAGATTGCTTCTTATTTTAATGTTAGTATTGATGAACTGCTTGGATATGAACCACAACTGAGTGAAGAACAGATAAAGAAATGCTATCAAGATTTAGCCACAGATTTTGCAAAGTTACCATTTGATGAGGTGATTGCACACAGTAGAGAATTAATCAAGAAGTACTATTCCTGCTACCCACTATTAATTCAAATAGTTGTATTGTGGGTCAATCATTATATGCTAACAAATGATAAGGAGAAGCAAATTACCTTATTAAATGATGCGATTAAACTTTGTAATCATATTCTTGAAGGAAGCAGTGATATGAAGTTGTGCAGTGAAGCATCTATAATGAAATCTATGGTGAATCTCACTTTAGGAAATGCAAAGGAAGTTATCGAAGAGTTGCAGCCATTGATCGAACTAAAACACTCTATCAATCAGTCCGATATTTTACTAATTCAAGCATACCAAATGATAGGAGATGTTGCAAAATCGGATTTACACAGTCAAATTACCGTTTACACACACTTATTAAGTCTGGTTGAAGATAGTATTGGAATGCTTTATTTCCGAGTTCAAGATTATGATTTCTGTACTACAACAATTCAAAGGATTGAGCAGATTATCCATACTTATGAATTAGAAAATTTACATCCAAACACTACGCTTAAGTTTCATTATCAAGTTGCAGTCTTTTATTGTGCGAATAACAAGATAGAAAAAGCGCTTCAAGAACTTTCCTTGTTTGTTCAAGGAACTTTAAAATTCATTGATCATGGTCTAAAGCTCCATGGAGATCATTATTTTACACGAATTGAGGAATGGTTTGAAGAATTTTTTCTGAAAAAAGATGCTCCAAGGAATGATTTGGTGGTCTTAGAAAGTATAATTCCTGCCTTAGAACATACTGCACTATCTGTATTATTTGATACCGAGGAATATCAAAGTCTGAAA